The genomic region GCCCCCCAGGGCCCGCACGGCCCGGAAGAGCCCGCAGCGCGTGAGGTGCACGCTCCGCGCCATGTCGGCCTCACGGAGGTAGCGTGCATTGTTCATGTGCAGCAAGCAATCCAGGTCCGAAGGGAGCACCAGGCTGTGGAAATTCTGCTCTGCCAGCAAGTCCCAGACGGTGGGCAGGAAGCACCTGGCGTAGAGCATCGTCAAGGGCATCCTCAGCAGGTACCAGACATCTACGAGGGCAAACAGGGCCACCCCAGCCCCTAAGACCACGGCCACCCACTCCATGCCTGCTGCAGATTGCAAGTCACGCTGCCGGGCCTGCTGCTCTGACGTCTCCATGGCAAGACTCAGCTGCTTGGGAGGAGCCACTTCTGCAAGGCAGGGAGGACAAAGGTCACGGCAGGTACTCcacagctttccccccccctccctgctagtTGGTTTGCACCACTTTTCTTCAGCTCTTCTGCCTAGCAACTGCAAAATCCCTGTGGGGACACCGCCCTCTGGTGCACCACTTGGTTAAAGCAAGGCAGGGCACTCTGGgtcaaacggggaggggggggaggggagggatgggatgtCTGTGCTTGCCAAACACTCACAACTTGATAGGGTTGGGG from Paroedura picta isolate Pp20150507F chromosome 9, Ppicta_v3.0, whole genome shotgun sequence harbors:
- the THEM6 gene encoding protein THEM6 isoform X1; translation: METSEQQARQRDLQSAAGMEWVAVVLGAGVALFALVDVWYLLRMPLTMLYARCFLPTVWDLLAEQNFHSLVLPSDLDCLLHMNNARYLREADMARSVHLTRCGLFRAVRALGGHTVLAASCCRYRRSLRFLERFVVHTRLLGWDARAFYLQHRFVSSRDGFVCAVVVVQQHVVGASPDKAVSHLCRRKVESPELPEEVKHWLKYNEASSQRLRAESNLPNNAKEK